The Nostoc sp. 'Lobaria pulmonaria (5183) cyanobiont' DNA window CAGCCGCCAGGTTGCCCAAAAAGCTGCTGAAAGCAGACCTGAAAAATCGGCTGGATTTGCGTAATTTGTTTACTCTCACGATTGAAGGGGTAAATAGCGATACTAAAGTTATAGAAAACGCTTTTAGTTTAGAAAAAAACTTAGCCGGAAATTGGCTTTTGGGCGTTCATATCACCGATGTTTCTCACTATGTCCAACCTGACGAAGCCTTAGATAGAGAAGCACTCAAACGGGGTAAATCAGTCTATCTAGGAGAATTGGTGTTGCCAATCTTGCCCCCAACTGTGGCAGAACGCTGTTCTTTAGTAGCTGGGAGCGATCGCTTAACCATCTCTTTTTTAATTACCATCGATCCCCAATCGGGAGAAGTGCTGGAATGGGAAATTCAACCCAGTGTAATCAATGTCGAAACTGCACTGACTACTGAACTTGCCCAAGCAATTCTCACAGGTGAAGCTGAAGATAAATCATCACAGGTTTCCCAAATACTGCAAGACCTCCAAGTCTTGCAAACAGCGGTAAAACAGGTACGCTTGACTCGTGGTAGCCTCCAGTTGAATCTGCCACCTAGCCAAAACGCCTATTATGATGAGGGAATTCTCGGCGCTGTGGTGGTGAATGATTTACCAGTGCGATCGCTACTCACGGAGTTGGTGCTGTTAGTTAATCAACTGTTTGCAACTCACTTAAATGCCCTTGGTGTTCCCGCAATCTGGCGAGTTCAAGGTACTCCTGATGTTGAAGATGTCCAGGAAATGCTGAAATTGGCAGTCAATTTAGGCGTTGACCTCACATTAGATCCAGAAGTCGATATCCAACCCTTAGATTACCAACATTTGACCACAGCTTTTGCTGAATCTCCCTCTGAGCAAGTTCTTACTTACTTATTACAAGATACCCTTAAGCCGTCTGCATACAGTACCACCAAAGGATCTCACTTTGGTCTGGCACTACCGCAATATGTCCATTTTAGCGCTCCCTTGCGGCGTTTCCCAGATTTGCTGATGCAAAGAGTGTATTACGCGCTACTCGAAAACGGACGCGATCGCCGCAATACCCGTGTTAGAGAGCGCGTTAATCTACGCCACTCCTCCAGCCACGAGGAAATTAACTGGAACGTTTTACCCCCAGAATTGCAACAAGAACTGCAAAGCGATTTGACTAGGGTAATTGTCCAAATCAACGACCGAGAAAAAGAAGTCCAAGAAGCCGAAGCCGATTTAGCTGGACTGCAAAAAGCCCAACTGATGAAGCAACGCATCGGTCAGGTATTTCAAGGTGTGATTACTGGGGTTCAATCCTACGGTTTCTTTGTGGAAATTGAAGTACCTGCGGCTGAGGTGGAGTCTAGCAGTAATCCTGGTGTGCCTTTGAGGGTAGAAGGATTGGTACACGTCAGTTCTCTCAAAGATGATTGGTATGAATATCGCGCCAGACAACAAGCACTGTTTGGGCGCAAAAATCGCGCTTCTTACAGATTAGGCGATCGCGTTGCCGTCCAAGTTAAAAGTGTCGATTACTACCGTCAGCAAATTGATTTGGTAACAGTCGGCAGCGATGGCGTCGCCAAAGGTTTAACTGGCAATGATTCCCGTGAAGAAGACCTTTCAGACCTCTACTTACCAAATGACATGGAACCTGATGACCTAGACTCTTACTCTGAGGACGAGTAAAATCCACTACAACTTACGTGTCAAATCACACTAAACCTTTAATTTTAGGCGTATCGGGCGCATCTGGTCTGATTTACGCTGTTCGCGCGATCAAATTTTTGCTAGAAGCGGAGTATAGTATTGAGTTGGTTGCCTCTAAATCAACTTACATGGTTTGGCAGTCAGAACAGGAAATTCGGATGCCATCAGAACCAACCGGGCAAGAACAATTCTGGCGAGAGCAAGCTGGTGTTGCACTTTTGGGTAAACTCCGCTGTCATCCTTGGAGCGATGTTGGAGCCGGAATTGCCAGTGGTTCCTTTGCCACTCTGGGGATGATGATTATTCCATGCAGCATGAGTACAGTGGCAAAGCTAGCGGTTGGCTTGAGTTCCGATTTACTAGAACGAGCAGCGGATGTCCAACTCAAAGAAGGGCGAAAGCTAGTTATTGTCCCGCGTGAAACCCCTTTTAGTCTCATCCACCTACGTAACTTAACCTCTTTAGCAGAAGTTGGAGTGAGAGTTGTCCCCGCTATTCCCGCTTGGTATCACAATCCCCAAACCATTGAGGATTTAGTTGATTTTGTAGTTGCCCGTGCTTTAGATCAACTAGATATTGACTGCATCCCAATTCAGCGGTGGCAAGGAAGGAAGTAAAAAGGTAAAAGTAAAAAGGTGAGCCACTGCGGTGGACGGGAACACCTGCATAAAGCAAGTGGTGAACCCGAAGGGTAAAAGAAAGATAGAGTTACTTTTGCTTTTTGCCTTTTGCTTTTTGCCTTTTGCCTTTTGCCTTCTACCTTTTACCTTTTACCTTTTTTATGGCTGTAATTCGCTTAATTCTATTGGTGGCAGTACTGGGAGGACTAACGCTGTTATTAGTCCAAAATT harbors:
- a CDS encoding flavin prenyltransferase UbiX, with translation MSNHTKPLILGVSGASGLIYAVRAIKFLLEAEYSIELVASKSTYMVWQSEQEIRMPSEPTGQEQFWREQAGVALLGKLRCHPWSDVGAGIASGSFATLGMMIIPCSMSTVAKLAVGLSSDLLERAADVQLKEGRKLVIVPRETPFSLIHLRNLTSLAEVGVRVVPAIPAWYHNPQTIEDLVDFVVARALDQLDIDCIPIQRWQGRK
- a CDS encoding ribonuclease R family protein; the encoded protein is MEFSIATLLANFTDDKLVARKVLEKKLGCEDEKSLQKLHIALDVLEKIGILVKERGKYRRVSEEGIIEAKLRCSSKGFCFAIQDVEGAEDIYIRESHLSNAWNGDRVLVRVLKEGSRRRSPEGEVKLILERSNHTLLARIKQVETGFRAVPLDDRLLFELKIQPNGAKLEEAIDHLVHVEVLRYPLAQYPPLGRVVQILGSDAEAAADIDLVTCKHDLSRTFPDNVLEAAARLPKKLLKADLKNRLDLRNLFTLTIEGVNSDTKVIENAFSLEKNLAGNWLLGVHITDVSHYVQPDEALDREALKRGKSVYLGELVLPILPPTVAERCSLVAGSDRLTISFLITIDPQSGEVLEWEIQPSVINVETALTTELAQAILTGEAEDKSSQVSQILQDLQVLQTAVKQVRLTRGSLQLNLPPSQNAYYDEGILGAVVVNDLPVRSLLTELVLLVNQLFATHLNALGVPAIWRVQGTPDVEDVQEMLKLAVNLGVDLTLDPEVDIQPLDYQHLTTAFAESPSEQVLTYLLQDTLKPSAYSTTKGSHFGLALPQYVHFSAPLRRFPDLLMQRVYYALLENGRDRRNTRVRERVNLRHSSSHEEINWNVLPPELQQELQSDLTRVIVQINDREKEVQEAEADLAGLQKAQLMKQRIGQVFQGVITGVQSYGFFVEIEVPAAEVESSSNPGVPLRVEGLVHVSSLKDDWYEYRARQQALFGRKNRASYRLGDRVAVQVKSVDYYRQQIDLVTVGSDGVAKGLTGNDSREEDLSDLYLPNDMEPDDLDSYSEDE